In a genomic window of Occallatibacter riparius:
- a CDS encoding AsmA family protein: MKKRWLKIVGAVAAVFVLLLLLIPLFVNGETFRPTVESKLSAALNRKVALGHLSFSLFSGSLVANDISISDDPAFSPSPFVKAKDIKIGVEVGALIFSRQVHVTGITLDEPSIQLIQNQAGKWNFSSIGGASSPKSASPPGGSSPVSGITISKLKINDGTATLSSIPATAKPFVYSGVDLSAKNVSVASSSPFDLSANLPGSGKLKLSGTVGPLAQADASETPFRANLSVSHLDPVAAGIVERDKGISTIADIDAQLNSNGRNLSTTGKIKADKLQLSRTGSPAPEPVNVDFNLASDLRARSGRANDIALHLGSATAHLTGSFRSTTQAPILDLRLNAPGLSVDQLQKFLPAFGVQVPSGSQLKGGTLTANIAVTGPASAATISGPVSIDNTTLAGFDLGSKIQGLSNAGGTSGGTQIQQVKASVDSNPSGTQISNIYGNLPQLGTATGSGSVSPAGALNFHMVATFNNNNVVGNLANTAMNTAASQASGFLGGLLGKGGSKPAPSKSNAARGIPLIITGTATSPSIRADVGSIAKGFLK, from the coding sequence ATGAAGAAACGCTGGCTCAAGATCGTCGGTGCCGTCGCTGCCGTGTTTGTTCTTCTCCTGCTGCTCATCCCGCTATTTGTGAATGGCGAGACCTTCCGCCCCACGGTGGAGAGCAAGCTTTCCGCAGCCCTGAACCGGAAAGTGGCCCTCGGCCATTTGTCGTTCTCGCTTTTCTCGGGGAGCCTGGTGGCGAACGATATCTCCATCTCTGACGATCCCGCATTCAGTCCGTCACCGTTCGTGAAGGCCAAGGACATCAAGATCGGCGTTGAAGTCGGCGCGCTGATCTTCAGCCGGCAGGTTCACGTAACCGGCATCACTCTGGACGAGCCATCGATTCAGCTTATCCAGAACCAGGCCGGCAAATGGAATTTCTCGTCGATTGGCGGTGCTTCGTCGCCGAAGTCGGCGAGTCCTCCTGGGGGCTCCTCGCCTGTCTCCGGAATTACCATAAGCAAACTGAAGATCAATGATGGGACTGCGACGCTGTCATCGATTCCGGCGACTGCGAAGCCGTTCGTTTACTCCGGGGTTGACCTGAGTGCGAAGAACGTCTCCGTGGCTTCCAGCTCCCCCTTCGACCTCTCAGCCAATCTGCCCGGCAGCGGCAAGCTCAAGCTCTCGGGTACCGTTGGTCCGCTCGCGCAGGCGGATGCCTCTGAGACGCCTTTCCGAGCCAACCTGAGTGTCTCTCACCTTGATCCGGTGGCGGCCGGCATTGTGGAGCGTGATAAGGGAATCTCGACCATCGCCGACATCGATGCGCAGCTTAACTCGAATGGCCGAAACCTGAGTACTACGGGCAAGATTAAAGCTGACAAGCTCCAGCTTTCGCGGACGGGGTCGCCGGCGCCAGAACCTGTCAACGTCGACTTCAACCTCGCCAGTGATTTGCGGGCGCGATCAGGGCGAGCAAACGATATCGCGCTCCACCTCGGCTCGGCCACCGCGCACCTTACAGGGTCGTTCCGATCGACTACGCAGGCGCCCATTCTCGATCTGCGGCTGAATGCGCCCGGGCTGTCGGTTGACCAGCTTCAGAAGTTCCTGCCGGCATTCGGGGTGCAGGTGCCGTCGGGTTCGCAGCTCAAGGGCGGAACGCTTACGGCGAACATCGCAGTGACCGGGCCGGCGTCGGCTGCCACTATCTCGGGGCCGGTTTCGATCGATAACACGACGCTTGCGGGTTTCGATCTGGGATCGAAGATTCAGGGCCTCTCGAATGCGGGCGGAACGTCGGGTGGGACGCAGATTCAACAGGTGAAAGCTAGTGTCGATTCGAATCCGAGCGGCACGCAGATCTCGAATATCTACGGCAACCTGCCGCAGCTCGGCACGGCGACTGGCTCGGGAAGTGTGTCTCCTGCGGGCGCGCTCAATTTTCATATGGTGGCGACGTTCAACAACAACAATGTGGTGGGCAACCTGGCGAATACGGCGATGAACACGGCGGCCAGCCAGGCTAGCGGCTTCCTGGGCGGGTTGCTGGGAAAGGGCGGTTCGAAGCCAGCCCCGAGCAAGAGTAATGCGGCGCGCGGGATTCCGCTCATCATTACCGGCACCGCGACTAGCCCCAGCATCCGGGCGGATGTGGGCAGCATCGCAAAGGGATTTCTGAAGTAG
- a CDS encoding sigma 54-interacting transcriptional regulator — translation MRPSNSPEQDAAAQARHNRAEFAQILIENHFAISPDAIFVTDARGLIREANPRSLEMFGYERGELIGMPIEKLVPQRFRERHPSHRDNFSAHPRTRQMGAGLNLFAQRKDGSEFPVDIMLRPIGTAAGQVVLSFVRDQTEQRAAQEELRRQDQQLRSIIESVHDYAIYMLDRDGYIATWNAGGERIHGYASDEILGKHFSRFFTQADIERGHPNLMLVQAAERGRFEEEGWRIRRDGERFWAHSVLTAIHDASGELTGFAKVTGDRTDRKRAEEAVMLQLSAALLENMDMRKLLEAFSASIKEVIPHDAATLGMYDADSATMSVQFLGPREGGVRKGDSRVPIEGSPAGETFRTREPVIIQSFKDSPYRSEGVRHLTNVGMHSGCWVPLVHRGETIGALAVSSRLENAFTMKDAEMLSEFADQMAMAVNNAVAFRQVAELRDRLNQEKQYLEEEINLDNRFDDIVGESSGLKQVLRQIETVAPTDATVLIQGETGTGKELLARAIHRLSNRGDRTFIKLNCAAIPAGLLESELFGHEKGAFTGAIARKMGRLELAHEGTLFLDEVGEMPLDLQPKLLRALQEREIERIGGTRAISVNVRLIAATNRDLAKMVQEKTFRADLYYRLKVFPIFSPPLRERRTDIPMLVRHFVATHSRRMGKLIETIPDATMDALVHWKWPGNIRELENMLERAVILTRGTVLYVPLAELESPVDEDEENGEEQEAGEPATLHAAEREHILKVLRECKGLIGGPEGAAARLGLKRTTLNSKLKKLGIERKEYL, via the coding sequence ATGCGGCCGTCAAATTCCCCGGAGCAGGACGCGGCAGCCCAGGCGCGGCACAATCGCGCGGAGTTCGCCCAGATTCTGATTGAGAATCACTTCGCCATCAGTCCCGATGCGATCTTTGTCACCGATGCGCGGGGCCTGATTCGCGAAGCGAATCCGCGTTCCCTCGAGATGTTCGGCTACGAGCGCGGGGAACTGATCGGGATGCCGATCGAGAAGCTAGTGCCGCAGCGATTCCGCGAACGCCACCCAAGTCATCGTGACAATTTCAGCGCACATCCGCGAACCCGCCAGATGGGAGCGGGCCTGAATCTCTTCGCGCAACGCAAAGATGGTAGCGAATTCCCCGTCGATATTATGCTGCGCCCCATTGGCACTGCGGCCGGCCAGGTAGTGCTCAGCTTTGTGCGCGACCAGACCGAACAGCGCGCGGCCCAGGAAGAATTGCGCCGGCAGGACCAGCAGCTGCGGTCGATCATTGAGAGCGTGCACGACTACGCGATCTACATGCTCGATCGCGACGGATACATCGCCACTTGGAATGCGGGCGGCGAGCGCATTCACGGGTACGCCTCAGACGAGATCCTCGGCAAGCACTTCTCGCGGTTCTTCACACAGGCTGACATCGAGCGCGGGCATCCGAACCTGATGCTTGTCCAGGCAGCGGAGCGCGGACGATTTGAGGAAGAGGGCTGGCGGATCCGCAGAGACGGTGAGCGGTTCTGGGCTCACAGTGTTCTGACGGCGATCCACGATGCCAGCGGCGAGTTGACGGGTTTTGCCAAAGTCACAGGCGATCGCACCGACCGCAAGCGCGCCGAAGAAGCGGTGATGCTGCAGTTAAGCGCCGCCCTGCTCGAGAACATGGATATGCGCAAGCTGCTGGAAGCGTTCTCTGCCAGCATCAAGGAGGTCATTCCGCACGATGCAGCAACGCTGGGAATGTACGACGCTGACAGCGCCACCATGAGCGTGCAGTTCCTCGGGCCCAGAGAAGGAGGCGTGCGCAAGGGCGACTCTCGGGTCCCGATAGAAGGGTCTCCGGCCGGCGAAACCTTCCGCACCCGCGAGCCGGTGATCATCCAATCATTCAAGGACTCCCCGTATCGGTCTGAGGGCGTGCGCCACTTGACCAATGTGGGGATGCACTCCGGCTGCTGGGTGCCGCTCGTCCATCGCGGAGAGACAATTGGAGCCCTGGCGGTATCGAGCAGGCTCGAGAACGCGTTCACCATGAAGGACGCGGAGATGCTGAGCGAGTTTGCCGATCAGATGGCGATGGCAGTAAACAACGCCGTCGCATTCAGACAGGTTGCCGAGCTGCGCGATCGCCTGAACCAGGAGAAGCAGTATCTCGAAGAGGAGATCAACCTCGATAACCGGTTTGATGACATAGTCGGTGAGAGCAGCGGCCTCAAGCAGGTGCTGCGGCAGATTGAGACTGTGGCTCCCACGGATGCGACGGTCCTGATCCAGGGCGAGACCGGCACTGGCAAGGAGTTGCTGGCTCGCGCCATTCACAGACTCAGCAACCGCGGCGATCGCACCTTTATCAAGCTCAACTGCGCGGCCATTCCCGCGGGCTTGCTAGAGAGCGAACTCTTCGGCCACGAGAAGGGCGCCTTTACCGGCGCGATTGCGCGCAAGATGGGGCGCCTCGAACTGGCCCACGAGGGCACGCTGTTCCTGGATGAAGTGGGCGAGATGCCCCTGGACCTGCAACCAAAGCTGCTCCGCGCGCTTCAGGAGCGCGAAATCGAACGCATCGGCGGAACCAGGGCGATCTCGGTGAACGTCCGGCTCATCGCCGCCACCAATCGCGACTTGGCGAAAATGGTTCAGGAAAAGACGTTCCGCGCCGACCTCTATTACAGGCTGAAAGTCTTTCCAATCTTCTCGCCGCCACTCCGGGAGAGGCGCACCGATATCCCCATGCTGGTGCGCCATTTCGTGGCGACGCACAGCCGCCGCATGGGCAAACTAATCGAGACCATTCCAGATGCGACCATGGATGCGCTGGTGCACTGGAAATGGCCGGGGAACATTCGCGAGCTCGAGAACATGCTGGAGCGTGCGGTGATCCTGACACGTGGCACGGTCCTCTATGTGCCGCTGGCCGAGTTGGAGAGCCCGGTAGATGAAGACGAAGAGAACGGCGAGGAACAGGAAGCCGGCGAGCCTGCCACCCTGCACGCCGCCGAACGCGAACATATATTAAAGGTGCTGCGCGAGTGCAAAGGACTGATCGGCGGCCCCGAAGGTGCAGCCGCCCGCCTGGGCCTCAAACGAACGACATTGAATTCCAAGCTCAAGAAGCTGGGTATCGAGCGCAAAGAATACTTGTAA
- a CDS encoding ABC transporter ATP-binding protein, producing MTKPSSAAAATDTRSQRDPNSRAAGPIVEVVNLEKTYKTARGSLTLFRDLSFQVMTGELVAIMGQSGAGKSTLLHMLGALDAPSAGTVYCASTNVATLTPRQASAFRNREIGYVWQFHYLLPEFTAQENVAMPLLARGEGKREAMDAAAGWLREVGLDDRRDHRPGELSGGEQQRVALARALVNQPRLLLADEPTGDLDESTARQVFDLIQRIHTSHGLTSILVTHNMELAGRCSRVLRLEHGRLADDSAASNVHSNPGPEFGS from the coding sequence ATGACAAAACCTTCCTCAGCGGCTGCCGCAACGGACACCCGCTCTCAGCGGGACCCGAACTCGCGGGCTGCTGGACCGATCGTTGAAGTCGTAAATCTGGAAAAAACTTACAAGACCGCCCGCGGTTCCTTGACGCTTTTCCGCGACCTGAGCTTCCAAGTGATGACAGGAGAACTGGTTGCCATCATGGGCCAGTCAGGCGCTGGAAAAAGCACACTTTTGCACATGCTCGGGGCGCTTGATGCGCCTTCCGCGGGAACTGTATACTGCGCCTCAACCAACGTGGCAACGCTCACTCCCCGGCAGGCCTCGGCCTTCCGCAATCGCGAAATCGGCTACGTATGGCAGTTCCACTATCTTCTGCCCGAGTTCACGGCGCAGGAGAACGTGGCGATGCCATTGCTGGCGCGCGGGGAGGGGAAGCGGGAAGCGATGGACGCTGCAGCCGGATGGCTGCGCGAAGTGGGCCTCGACGATCGCCGGGACCACCGGCCGGGCGAGCTTTCAGGCGGCGAGCAGCAGCGCGTTGCGCTCGCACGCGCACTAGTCAACCAACCCCGGCTCCTGCTGGCCGATGAGCCCACGGGCGACCTGGACGAATCCACGGCCCGGCAGGTCTTTGACCTCATTCAACGCATTCACACCAGTCACGGACTCACTTCCATCCTGGTAACGCACAACATGGAACTGGCGGGGCGATGTTCGCGGGTATTGCGCCTGGAACACGGTCGGCTGGCTGACGATTCCGCAGCATCGAACGTCCACAGCAACCCGGGACCGGAATTCGGGTCCTGA
- the nhaA gene encoding Na+/H+ antiporter NhaA, with protein MIAAPDREVPSSPIQLITSPFTRFAKMEAASGIVLLASTIAALVWSNSPWEHSYHTLLETPLTVGFGKFVVTENRHHWINDGLMSLFFFLVGLEIKREFLVGELSSLRRAAFPFLAALGGLIVPAILFLSVARDPQLHRGWAIPISTDIAFTLGLLAVLGRRIPVALRVFVTALAIVDDIFAVAIIAMFYTSQIDYLSLGMAIGGVLVSLVANVLGVRKPTVYAVIGVAVWWAVLNSGVHATIAGILLAFTIPARNFLDKDQFVGQSEWLLARLKEARPGSFEEHSILHTLEKKAEMADSPLHRIEHGLQPWISFLVMPLFALANAGVDVRHNLSAGLTHPVGIGIIVGLFLGKPVGISLLSFAAAKTGLAQPPASVAWRQMFGAACLCGIGFTMSLFVAGLAFDDDGMLSITKIAILAASVLSGAAGAFILATSKASSTADEADNLGHAAKEA; from the coding sequence GTGATCGCTGCGCCTGACCGAGAAGTTCCGAGCAGCCCTATCCAGCTCATCACGAGCCCCTTCACTCGTTTCGCCAAAATGGAGGCCGCGAGCGGCATTGTTCTGCTGGCCAGCACAATAGCTGCGCTGGTCTGGTCCAACTCGCCATGGGAGCACAGCTACCACACCCTGCTTGAAACGCCGCTGACGGTCGGATTCGGGAAGTTCGTGGTGACGGAGAATCGTCATCACTGGATCAACGACGGCCTCATGTCGCTGTTCTTCTTCCTGGTTGGGCTCGAAATCAAGCGCGAGTTTCTGGTGGGCGAACTGTCGTCACTGCGAAGGGCGGCATTTCCGTTCCTCGCTGCGCTTGGGGGATTGATTGTTCCTGCGATCCTCTTCCTCTCCGTCGCCCGCGATCCTCAGCTTCATCGTGGATGGGCTATTCCGATCTCTACCGATATTGCATTCACGCTCGGCCTGCTGGCGGTGCTCGGCCGCCGGATACCTGTCGCGTTGCGCGTATTCGTCACGGCCCTGGCTATCGTCGACGACATTTTTGCCGTGGCCATCATCGCCATGTTCTACACCAGTCAGATTGACTATTTGAGCTTGGGGATGGCGATCGGCGGCGTCCTCGTGTCGCTGGTGGCCAATGTTTTAGGGGTGCGCAAGCCCACGGTATACGCCGTCATTGGCGTTGCGGTCTGGTGGGCCGTGCTGAACTCCGGCGTGCACGCGACCATTGCGGGAATTCTGCTGGCCTTTACCATTCCGGCACGCAATTTTCTCGACAAAGACCAGTTCGTGGGGCAGAGCGAGTGGCTGCTCGCGCGGCTGAAAGAGGCGCGGCCCGGGTCGTTTGAGGAGCACTCGATTCTTCACACGCTGGAGAAGAAAGCGGAGATGGCCGATTCGCCGCTGCACCGCATCGAGCACGGGCTTCAGCCCTGGATCAGCTTCCTCGTGATGCCGCTCTTCGCGCTGGCGAATGCAGGGGTGGATGTGAGGCACAACCTGAGCGCAGGCCTCACTCACCCTGTGGGAATCGGAATTATTGTGGGCCTGTTCCTGGGGAAGCCCGTAGGCATCTCGTTGTTGTCGTTTGCGGCCGCGAAGACGGGGCTCGCTCAGCCTCCTGCAAGCGTGGCGTGGCGCCAGATGTTCGGGGCGGCATGCCTTTGCGGAATCGGTTTCACGATGTCGCTGTTCGTTGCGGGCTTGGCCTTTGATGACGACGGAATGCTGAGCATCACCAAGATCGCCATCCTCGCGGCGTCGGTTCTCTCCGGAGCGGCGGGCGCCTTCATACTCGCAACGAGTAAAGCTAGTTCCACCGCAGATGAGGCGGATAACCTCGGCCATGCGGCGAAAGAAGCCTAG
- a CDS encoding Crp/Fnr family transcriptional regulator yields the protein MQTTTQNSPLNCRNKVQHTGDFFKNWSNTALEDWAAMEHPHSYAANHTLFAEKEEGRGLYVVLDGEIRLSINSSEGRRLSLRIARKGDVLGLSSMLSGAPYDVTAETLYPAKVALIGRREFMGFLSRHPEIYMNVTEELSRNVSMACHQLRTVGLSASAPEKLARLLLEWSENDLSTSSCGRVRFSLTHEEIGEFIGASRETVTRTLSTFKHRRLVSFRGSMLEIPNRTALASYAGA from the coding sequence ATGCAAACGACCACACAGAATTCCCCACTGAATTGCAGAAACAAGGTTCAGCACACAGGCGATTTCTTCAAGAACTGGTCTAACACAGCACTGGAAGATTGGGCTGCGATGGAACATCCCCACTCCTATGCAGCGAATCACACACTGTTCGCTGAGAAGGAAGAGGGCCGCGGGTTGTATGTGGTGCTCGACGGCGAAATCCGGCTCTCCATCAACTCGAGCGAAGGCCGGCGCCTGAGCCTGCGCATTGCGCGCAAGGGCGACGTGCTCGGATTGTCTTCGATGTTGTCAGGTGCTCCGTATGATGTGACTGCGGAAACACTGTATCCGGCAAAGGTTGCGTTGATCGGACGCCGCGAGTTCATGGGCTTCCTCTCGCGCCACCCCGAGATTTACATGAACGTGACCGAAGAGTTGAGCCGCAATGTTTCGATGGCCTGCCATCAGCTCCGCACGGTCGGTCTGTCGGCTTCGGCGCCGGAGAAGCTTGCTCGCCTCCTGCTCGAATGGAGCGAGAACGATCTGTCAACCAGTTCCTGCGGGCGCGTTCGCTTCTCGCTCACGCATGAAGAGATCGGTGAATTCATCGGCGCATCGCGCGAGACTGTTACGCGCACGCTCAGCACCTTCAAGCATCGCCGCCTGGTCTCGTTCCGCGGATCGATGCTCGAGATCCCCAATCGCACGGCCCTGGCAAGTTACGCAGGCGCATAA
- a CDS encoding ATP-dependent Clp protease ATP-binding subunit yields MFERYTEKARRVIFFARYEASQFGSPYIETEHLLLGLLREDKALTNRFLRSHASVESIRKQIEAHTTIREKVSTSVDLPLSNECKRVLAYAAEEAERLGHKHIGTEHLLLGLLREEKCFASEILQERGLKLAQIRDELARVTQEKAPQQQRQRESSLLAEFSRDLTQAAMDAQLDPLVGRDGELERVIQILCRRTKNNPVLIGEPGVGKTAIVEGLAQRIADGEVPTFLADKRVLALDLSLIVAGTKYRGQFEERLKTIMKELMENQNSIIFIDELHTLVGAGSAEGSLDAANILKPALSRGEIQCIGATTPGEYRKSIEKDRSLERRFQAVKVPPPNEADAIKIIMGIKDRYEKFHAVSYTDAAIEFAVSHSNRYIPDRFLPDKAIDLIDEAGARVKLRQTSLPEEITEVQKRIKFIVHRMDSAIANHEFEKARFYSDEERKERETLRALRDKYHLDDSAAGIVGREDIEDVVSRWTGVPVTSIKEEETQKLLRVEEELHKRVISQEKAISALARAIRRSRAGLKSPHRPIGSFLFLGPTGVGKTEMARTLAQFLFGSDKALIRFDMSEFMEKHSVSKLIGSPPGYVGYEEGGQLTERVKRSPYSVVLLDEIEKAHPDVFNLLLQVFEDGQLTDGLGNTVDFKNTILIMTSNIGARHLQKKQGLGFQSDRDDLVSEKVEELVKNEVKKTFNPEFLNRLDEVILFQSLNDADLIQIVELLVQQLNANLAQKAITISVTEDAKKWILDKTLVDRSYGARPLRRALQRYVEDPLSEALIAGHIPDRPAFLEVYLESNQLFYRPVRPEDTGSEEKAAGILLYSA; encoded by the coding sequence ATGTTCGAACGCTATACGGAGAAGGCGCGACGCGTGATCTTCTTCGCGCGGTATGAGGCCAGCCAGTTCGGCTCGCCCTATATCGAAACCGAGCACCTGCTGCTTGGTCTGCTGCGCGAAGATAAGGCGCTGACCAACCGTTTCCTGCGCTCGCACGCCTCGGTGGAGTCGATCCGCAAGCAGATCGAAGCTCACACGACGATTCGCGAGAAGGTTTCAACCTCGGTCGATCTGCCGCTTTCCAATGAATGCAAACGGGTTCTGGCGTATGCCGCGGAAGAAGCGGAGCGGCTGGGACACAAGCACATTGGCACGGAACATCTTCTGCTTGGTCTGCTCAGGGAAGAGAAGTGCTTTGCCTCAGAGATTCTGCAGGAGCGCGGCCTCAAGCTGGCGCAGATTCGCGACGAGCTTGCCCGCGTCACGCAAGAGAAGGCGCCGCAACAGCAGCGTCAGCGCGAGTCGAGCCTGCTGGCTGAGTTCAGCCGCGACCTCACCCAGGCCGCCATGGACGCCCAGCTTGATCCTCTGGTAGGCCGCGACGGCGAACTGGAGCGCGTCATTCAAATCCTGTGCCGCCGCACCAAGAACAACCCGGTGCTCATCGGCGAACCCGGTGTCGGCAAGACGGCCATCGTCGAGGGCCTCGCCCAGCGCATCGCTGATGGCGAAGTGCCCACGTTCCTGGCGGACAAGCGCGTCCTCGCGCTCGACCTGTCGCTGATCGTGGCCGGCACCAAATACCGCGGCCAGTTTGAAGAGCGCCTCAAGACCATCATGAAAGAGCTGATGGAGAATCAGAATTCCATCATCTTCATCGACGAGCTGCACACGCTCGTGGGCGCTGGATCGGCCGAGGGCTCGCTCGACGCCGCCAACATCCTCAAACCCGCCCTCTCTCGCGGCGAAATTCAGTGCATCGGCGCAACCACGCCGGGCGAATATCGCAAGTCCATCGAAAAGGACCGCTCGCTCGAGCGCCGCTTCCAGGCCGTAAAGGTACCGCCTCCCAACGAGGCCGATGCCATCAAGATCATCATGGGCATCAAGGACCGTTACGAAAAGTTCCACGCGGTCAGCTACACCGATGCGGCTATCGAGTTTGCCGTGTCGCACTCCAACCGCTACATCCCCGACCGCTTCCTTCCGGACAAGGCTATCGACCTCATCGACGAAGCAGGTGCGCGCGTCAAGTTGCGCCAGACCTCGCTGCCTGAGGAGATCACCGAAGTCCAGAAGCGGATCAAGTTCATCGTCCACCGCATGGATTCGGCCATCGCCAACCACGAGTTTGAGAAGGCCCGGTTCTACTCGGACGAAGAACGCAAAGAACGCGAAACCCTGCGCGCCCTCCGCGACAAGTATCACCTCGATGACTCGGCTGCCGGCATCGTCGGCCGCGAAGACATCGAAGATGTCGTCAGCCGCTGGACGGGCGTTCCGGTCACCAGCATCAAGGAAGAAGAAACGCAAAAGCTGCTGCGCGTGGAGGAAGAGCTCCACAAGCGCGTGATCTCGCAGGAGAAGGCCATCTCGGCCCTCGCCCGTGCCATCCGCCGCAGCCGCGCTGGTCTCAAGTCGCCGCATCGCCCGATTGGCAGCTTCCTGTTCCTCGGACCCACGGGCGTCGGCAAGACGGAAATGGCGCGCACCTTGGCGCAGTTCCTCTTCGGTTCGGACAAGGCGCTGATCCGTTTCGATATGTCGGAGTTCATGGAAAAGCACTCGGTGTCGAAGCTGATCGGTTCGCCTCCGGGATACGTGGGCTACGAGGAAGGCGGGCAATTGACCGAACGTGTCAAGCGCTCGCCCTACTCGGTGGTCCTCCTCGACGAAATCGAAAAGGCGCACCCGGATGTGTTCAACCTGCTCTTGCAGGTGTTTGAAGACGGCCAGTTGACCGACGGCCTCGGCAACACGGTCGACTTCAAGAACACGATCCTGATCATGACGTCCAACATCGGCGCCCGCCATCTGCAGAAGAAGCAGGGCCTCGGGTTCCAGTCCGATCGCGACGACCTGGTCAGCGAGAAGGTCGAAGAACTGGTCAAGAACGAAGTCAAGAAGACGTTCAACCCCGAGTTCCTCAACCGTCTCGACGAGGTGATCCTCTTCCAGTCGCTCAACGACGCCGACCTGATCCAGATCGTCGAACTGCTCGTGCAGCAGCTCAACGCCAACCTGGCGCAGAAGGCCATTACCATCTCGGTCACCGAGGACGCCAAGAAGTGGATTCTCGATAAGACCCTGGTCGACCGCAGCTACGGGGCTCGCCCCCTCCGCCGCGCTCTCCAGCGCTACGTCGAAGACCCGCTCTCGGAAGCCCTCATCGCCGGGCACATTCCCGACCGGCCGGCGTTCCTCGAGGTCTATCTCGAGAGCAACCAGTTGTTCTATCGTCCGGTTCGTCCGGAAGACACGGGCAGCGAAGAGAAGGCCGCTGGCATTCTCCTCTACTCGGCATAA
- a CDS encoding aminotransferase family protein yields MSQPASSSISAESISELTRDTNYGTWRFQKGWKPLHVVDAEGCWFTDDAGKRYLDMSSQLMCVNLGHKNPRVIESIAEQARELPFMGPAYATNARARLSAKLLELLPAGLEKFFFTTSGTDANEAAFKIARMVTGKNKIISRYRSYHGSTAASIAATGDLRRWAMEPAGKGMGFVFAPETNCYKCPIGHTYPGCNIACADYIDHMIRNEGDVAAVLVEPIVGTNGVLIPPPEYLPKLREICDRHSVLLIADEVMTGWGRTGKWFAVDHWNVKPDILTTAKGITSAYVPLGLCATTKKLADYFEDRYFSHGHTYEAHPITLGPAVATIEEMQRLALVERAAEMEPYLRERLEGLKTKHVSIGDVHGIGLFFAVELVKNRTTKEPFNTMRDKVEGKPLVVDQIAAKMMADGVAQQSWVSHFVIAPPLIVTKEELDFGIDALDRHLAIADALAVQS; encoded by the coding sequence ATGAGCCAGCCGGCCTCCTCCTCCATCAGCGCCGAATCCATCTCCGAACTCACGCGCGACACCAACTACGGCACGTGGCGTTTCCAGAAAGGCTGGAAGCCTCTGCACGTGGTCGACGCCGAGGGCTGCTGGTTCACTGACGATGCGGGCAAGCGCTACCTGGACATGTCCTCGCAGCTTATGTGCGTCAACCTCGGGCACAAGAACCCCCGGGTTATCGAATCCATTGCCGAGCAGGCAAGGGAACTGCCCTTCATGGGCCCCGCCTATGCCACCAACGCGCGCGCCCGGCTCAGCGCTAAGCTGCTCGAACTGCTGCCCGCCGGCTTGGAGAAGTTCTTCTTCACCACCAGCGGCACCGACGCCAACGAAGCGGCTTTCAAAATTGCCCGCATGGTTACGGGCAAAAACAAGATCATCTCGCGTTACCGCTCCTACCACGGATCGACCGCCGCTTCCATCGCCGCCACAGGCGATCTACGCCGCTGGGCCATGGAACCGGCAGGCAAGGGCATGGGCTTCGTCTTCGCTCCGGAGACAAACTGCTACAAGTGCCCCATCGGCCATACCTATCCCGGCTGCAACATAGCCTGCGCCGATTACATCGATCACATGATCCGCAACGAAGGTGACGTTGCCGCCGTCCTTGTCGAGCCCATCGTCGGCACCAACGGCGTGCTCATCCCGCCCCCGGAGTATCTGCCCAAGCTGCGCGAGATCTGCGACCGCCACAGCGTACTCCTCATCGCCGACGAGGTGATGACCGGATGGGGCCGCACTGGCAAATGGTTTGCCGTCGATCACTGGAATGTGAAGCCCGACATTCTCACCACAGCCAAAGGAATCACCTCGGCTTATGTACCGCTGGGCCTCTGTGCGACGACAAAGAAGCTCGCCGACTACTTCGAGGATCGTTACTTCTCCCACGGCCACACCTACGAGGCGCACCCCATCACTCTCGGTCCTGCAGTCGCGACAATTGAAGAGATGCAGCGGCTCGCCCTGGTCGAGCGCGCCGCAGAAATGGAGCCGTATCTTCGCGAGAGGCTTGAGGGCCTGAAGACGAAGCACGTCTCTATCGGCGATGTGCACGGCATCGGCCTCTTCTTTGCAGTCGAGCTGGTGAAGAACCGGACCACGAAAGAGCCCTTCAACACCATGCGCGACAAGGTCGAAGGCAAGCCGCTCGTCGTGGATCAGATCGCCGCCAAAATGATGGCGGACGGTGTCGCGCAGCAGTCCTGGGTGAGCCACTTCGTCATCGCCCCGCCCCTCATCGTGACGAAAGAAGAGCTGGACTTCGGCATCGACGCCCTAGACCGCCACCTCGCCATAGCCGACGCCCTGGCCGTCCAAAGCTGA